The Medicago truncatula cultivar Jemalong A17 chromosome 4, MtrunA17r5.0-ANR, whole genome shotgun sequence genome includes a region encoding these proteins:
- the LOC25492643 gene encoding probable E3 ubiquitin-protein ligase ARI7, with the protein MDSEDDMHDAHDMESLEDDDFYSGDTEEGAMDYYSDYDDDAGDYFDDADKIESRRPEQNFTILKESDIRVRQEDDIDRVAAVLSVSRVAASILLRHHNWSVSKVHDAWFADEERVRKAVGLLEKPVVQHPNTSELTCGICFENYPRSGIGMASCGHPYCFSCWEGYISTSINDGPGCLMLRCPEPTCGAAIGQDMIDLLACNEDKEKYARYLRRSYIEDNKKSKWCPAPGCEYAVTFDAGGGNYDVSCLCSYSFCWNCTEEAHRPVDCGTVVKWIMKNSAESENMNWILANSKPCPKCKRPIEKNQGCMHITCTPPCKFEFCWLCLGAWSDHGERTGGFYACNRYEAAKQEGVYDDTERRREMAKNSLERYTHYYERWASNQSSRQKALADLEQMQNVHIEKLSDTQCQPESQLKFITEAWLQIVECRRVLKWTYAYGYYLPEHEGAKKQFFEYLQGEAESGLERLHQCAEKELQQFLTAEGQSKEFNDFRTKLAGLTSVTKNYFENLVRALENGLSDVDANGASFSKATSSKNAAGSSKGRAGRGKGALRTNRTSDDTHWSCEHCTSVNVKSATTCQICNQRR; encoded by the exons atggACTCCGAAGATGATATGCACGATGCTCACGATATGGAGTCCCTTGAAGATGACGATTTCTACAGTGGTGATACGGAAGAAGGTGCGATGGATTATTAtagtgattatgatgatgatgctgGTGATTACTTTGATGATGCTGATAAGATTGAGTCTCGTCGACCTGAG CAAAATTTTACCATATTGAAGGAATCTGATATCCGAGTAAGACAGGAAGATGACATTGATAGAGTTGCAGCTGTTCTTTCTGTATCAAGAGTTGCTGCAAGCATACTACTTCGTCACCACAATTG GAGTGTCAGTAAAGTGCATGATGCATGGTTTGCAGATGAAGAGCGAGTCAGAAAAGCGGTTGGCTTGTTGGAGAAGCCAGTTGTCCAGCATCCTAATACCAGCGAG CTTACATGTGGCATCTGTTTTGAAAACTATCCTCGCTCTGGGATTGGAATGGCTTCTTGTGGTCATCCATACTGTTTCTCATGCTGGGAAG GATATATCAGTACATCCATCAACGATGGTCCTGGATGTTTGATGTTGAGATGTCCTGAACCCACTTGTGGGGCTGCTATTGGTCAAGATATGATTGATTTATTAGCATGTAATGAAGATAAAGAAAAGTATGCCCGTTACCTTCGTAGATCTTATATCGAAGACAATAAAAAG tCAAAGTGGTGTCCTGCCCCTGGTTGTGAATATGCGGTTACTTTTGATGCTGGAGGTGGAAATTATGATGTCTCTTGCCTCTGTTCGTATAGCTTTTGTTGGAAT TGCACTGAGGAGGCTCATCGTCCAGTGGACTGTGGAACTGTGGTAAAGTGGATTATGAAAAACAGTGCAGAGTCCGAAAACATGAACTG GATACTTGCTAACTCAAAACCATGTCCCAAGTGCAAGCGACCAATCGAAAAAAATCAAGGATGCATGCACATCACGTGCACTCCACCctgtaaatttgaattttgctg GTTATGCCTTGGTGCATGGTCAGACCATGGTGAAAGAACTGGTGGTTTTTATGCTTGCAATCGTTATGAAGCAGCTAAGCAAGAGGGAGTG TATGATGATActgaaagaagaagagaaatggCGAAGAATTCATTGGAGAGATACACCCATTATTATGAGCGGTGGGCCAGCAACCAATCT TCAAGGCAGAAAGCTCTTGCAGATCTAGAACAGATGCAGAATGTTCAT ATTGAGAAGCTTAGTGACACGCAGTGCCAACCTGAGTCACAGCTTAAGTTCATTACGGAGGCCTGGCTGCAG aTAGTTGAGTGTAGGAGAGTGCTGAAATGGACGTATGCATATGGTTACTATTTACCTGAGCATGAGGGTGCAAAAAAACAGTTCTTTGAGTATTTGCAAG gTGAAGCAGAATCTGGTCTAGAGAGACTTCATCAATGTGCTGAAAAAGAACTACAGCAATTCCTCACTGCTGAAGGCCAATCTAAAGAATTCAACGACTTCCGTACAAAATTAGCTGGACTAACTAG TGTGACTAAAAACTACTTTGAGAATTTAGTGAGGGCTTTAGAGAATGGTCTATCCGATGTAGATGCTAATGGGGCTTCCTTCAGCAAAGCAACAAGCTCAAAAAATGCTGCAGGGAGCAGTAAGGGGAGAGCTGGGAGAGGAAAGGGAGCTTTGCGAACAAACAGAACTTCTGATGATACTCACTGGAGCTGTGAACATTGTACCTCTGTGAATGTCAAATCTGCCACCACATGCCAGATTTGCAATCAACGTCGATGA
- the LOC25492644 gene encoding calcium-dependent protein kinase 24 produces MGSCVSTQGKHGGRKKSKDHHINTKHKINDQNHEPNTPTTRRSSVTGRRSSVTSRQLNVVTNPSPGNIFDKYELGKELGRGEFGVTHRCVELKTGEAFACKKIAKTKLRTEIDIQDVRREVQIMRHLPEHPNIVAFREAYEDRDAVYLVMELCEGGELFDRIVAKGHYTERAAANVAKTILEVCKVCHEHGVIHRDLKPENFLFADGSEAASLKAIDFGLSTFYVNGDRFNEIVGSPYYMAPEVLRRNYGPEIDIWSTGVILYILLCGVPPFWAETEEAIAQAIIRGNVDFTRDPWPKVSEEAKYLVKRMLDPNPFSRITVQEVLDHSWIQNREHGKNVSLGDQVRSRIKQFSLMNRFKKKVLRVVADNLPDEQIDGFRKMFDMMDKDKNGHLTFEELKDGFAEIGNVIPDPDLQMLMDAADFDGNGTLNCEEFITMSVHMRRLGNDEHLTEAFNFFDKNKSGYVEFDELKDALSDNGSTDDQVIRDILNDVDLDKDGRVSFEEFKAMMKTGGDWKMASRQYSKAFLNALSFRMFKDKSTGVATN; encoded by the exons ATGGGAAGTTGTGTATCAACGCAAGGTAAACATGGCGGGCGAAAGAAATCAAAGGATCATCATATCAACACCAAACACAAAATAAATGATCAAAACCATGAGCCTAACACACCAACAACGCGTAGATCAAGTGTGACAGGGCGTAGATCAAGCGTGACATCACGTCAACTTAACGTGGTAACGAATCCAAGTCCAGGAAACatatttgataaatatgaattagGAAAAGAGCTTGGGAGAGGTGAATTTGGTGTGACACACCGTTGCGTGGAACTTAAAACGGGTGAGGCGTTTGCGTGTAAGAAGATAGCGAAGACAAAGCTGAGGACCGAGATTGATATTCAAGATGTGAGGAGAGAGGTTCAGATTATGAGGCATTTGCCTGAACATCCTAATATTGTGGCATTTAGAGAAGCTTATGAAGATAGAGATGCTGTTTATCTTGTTATGGAATTGTGTGAAGGTGGTGAACTTTTTGATAGGATTGTTGCTAAAGGTCATTATACAGAAAGAGCTGCTGCTAATGTTGCCAAAACCATTCTTGAAGTTTGCAAG GTGTGCCATGAACATGGTGTGATACATAGGGACTTAAAACCTGAAAATTTCTTATTTGCAGATGGAAGTGAAGCAGCTTCACTTAAGGCAATTGATTTTGGCCTTTCCACTTTCTATGTAAATG GTGATAGATTCAATGAAATCGTTGGAAGTCCATATTACATGGCTCCTGAGGTTTTAAGACGTAACTATGGACCGGAGATCGATATCTGGAGCACAGGAGTTATTCTTTATATTTTGCTCTGTGGAGTTCCACCTTTCTGGGCAG AAACTGAAGAAGCCATTGCACAAGCGATTATCCGGGGTAATGTAGATTTCACAAGAGATCCTTGGCCTAAAGTTTCAGAGGAAGCAAAATACCTTGTGAAGCGCATGCTTGATCCAAATCCATTCTCAAGAATCACAGTTCAAGAAGTTCTTG ATCATTCTTGGATACAAAATAGGGAGCATGGTAAAAATGTTTCTCTTGGAGACCAAGTGAGGTCGAGGATCAAACAATTCTCCTTGATGAACAGATTCAAAAAGAAAGTCCTTAGA GTGGTGGCTGATAACTTGCCAGATGAACAAATCGACGGGTTTAGGAAAATGTTTGATATGATGGACAAAGACAAAAATGGACACTTAACATTTGAAGAGCTCAAAGATGGCTTTGCAGAGATCGGAAACGTTATTCCTGATCCCGATCTTCAAATGTTAATGGATGCT GCAGATTTTGATGGAAATGGCACCTTGAATTGTGAAGAGTTCATCACAATGAGTGTTCACATGAGAAGGCTTGGAAATGATGAGCATCTCACAGAAGCATTCAATTTCTTTGACAAGAATAAGAGTGGATATGTTGAGTTTGATGAGTTGAAAGATGCCTTATCAGATAATGGTTCGACCGATGACCAAGTGATCAGAGACATTCTCAACGATGTCGACTTGGATAAG gATGGTCGAGTAAGTTTTGAGGAATTTAAGGCAATGATGAAGACAGGAGGAGATTGGAAAATGGCATCAAGACAATATTCAAAAGCATTTCTAAATGCATTAAGCTTCAGAATGTTTAAAGACAAATCTACGGGAGTAGCAACTAACTAA
- the LOC25492645 gene encoding non-classical arabinogalactan protein 30 — protein sequence MIKALAFFLLLLQLTSFSAFAEDPVDALNDIFGLLDPFNAFSKESETLHKPSHAHSLHHESLAPSPHHHLHSPSHSHIPHHQSPAPSRHHHHHSPSPAPSRHHQSPPPSSHHKPHAPSPHQHSPSPAPSPHHQSLAPSPHHHHHSPSPSPSPHHHNRSPSPSSSPRHQSPAPSPHHQSPAPSPRHQSTIVPAKSPNHHNPPTHSPSPLSPTPVPRSVMVIRGVVYVKSCKYSGLDTLKEAKPLLGAVVKLQCNNTKYKLDETDKDGHFSLVGPKIITIYTAKQCNVVLVSAPHGLKPSKLHDGISGAILRPKRRFVSKGVPFILFATQPLAFEPNCPR from the exons ATGATCAAAGCTCTAGCATTTTTCCTGCTCTTACTCCAACTAACCTCTTTCAGTGCATTCGCTGAAGACCCTGTTGATGCATTGAATGACATATTCGGTTTACTTGACCCTTTCAATGCATTTTCTAAAGAGTCTGAAACTCTTCACAAACCATCACATGCTCATTCCCTTCACCACGAATCTCTCGCACCTTCCCCTCACCATCACCTTCACTCACCATCACATTCTCACATCCCTCATCACCAATCACCTGCTCCCTCAcgtcaccaccatcatcactcGCCATCACCCGCTCCCTCACGTCACCACCAATCCCCTCCTCCTTCCTCCCACCACAAACCACATGCTCCCTCCCCCCACCAACACTCACCATCTCCCGCTCCCTCCCCTCACCACCAATCTCTCGCTCCTTCtcctcaccaccaccatcactcGCCATCACCCTCTCCTTCCCCTCACCACCACAATCGCTCACCATCACCTTCTTCGTCCCCTCGCCACCAATCTCCTGCTCCATCCCCTCACCACCAATCTCCCGCTCCCTCCCCTCGCCACCAATCTACCATTGTACCTGCAAAATCCCCAAACCATCACAACCCTCCCACTCACTCACCATCGCCATTGAGTCCCACTCCCGTTCCTAGAAGCGTCATGGTTATTCGAGGTGTTGTTTATGTCAAATCTTGCAAGTATAGTGGTCTTGACACCCTCAAGGAAGCTAAACCGCTTCTTG GTGCTGTTGTGAAGCTCCAATGCAACAACACCAAGTACAAGTTGGATGAGACCGATAAAGACGGCCACTTTTCTCTTGTAGGTCCAAAGATCATTACCATTTATACTGCTAAGCAATGCAATGTTGTTCTAGTCAGTGCACCACATGGCCTAAAGCCCTCAAAACTCCATGATGGTATCAGTGGTGCTATTCTTCGACCAAAGAGACGATTTGTATCTAAAGGTGTTCCCTTCATTCTCTTCGCCACTCAGCCACTTGCTTTTGAGCCCAACTGCCCCCGTTAA